The sequence CCGGCGCCGAGGAAACCCAGCTCCTCACCGGCGACGGTGAAGACGAAGTCGGTCTGCTGCTCGGGGACGAACTGGCCGGTGGTCTGGGTGCCCTCGAACAGCCCGGTGCCGGTGAGGCCGCCGGAGCCGATCGCGATGCGGGCCTGGTTGGTGTTGTAGCCGACTCCCGCCGGGTCCAGCGCCGGGTTGGCGAAGGCCGCGAAGCGGGCGATCTGGTAGTCGTCGAGCAGACCGAGCTGCCAGATGGAGACGGCTCCCGCGGTGCCCGCGCCGAGGAGTCCGAAGACCCAGCGGTTGGACGCCCCGGAGGCCAGCAGCACGCCGAGCACGATGACGGCCATGACCATCACCGAGCCGAGGTCCGGCATCAGCATCACGACGGCCATCGGGATGACCGCCAGGCCCAGGGCCTTGGCGACCGTCCGGTGGTCGGGGTGCAGCTGGTCGCCCGCGTCAACGCGGGCGGCGAGCAGCATCGCCATGCCCAGAATGATGGTGATCTTGGTGAACTCGGAGGGCTGGAGGGAGAATCCGCCGCCGATGATGATCCAGGCGTGGGCGCCGTTGACCGTGGCGCCCAGCGGGGTGAGGACGGACAGGACCAGGAGCACCGAGAGCCCGTAGAGGATCGGCACGGCCCCGCGCAGGGTGCGGTGGCCGAGCCAGATCGTGCCGATCATCAGCGCGAGGCCGATGCCGGTGTTCAGGGCGTGCCGGAAGAAGAAGTAGTACGGGTCGCCGTGGGTGAGCGTGTCGCGGTTGCGGGTGGCGGACCAGACGAGCAGTGAGCCGATGAAGGAGAGCGCGAGCGCCGAGCCGAGCAGTGGCCAGTCCAGCCGCCGCACGACGGAGTCACGGGCGGTGAGCTTGGCCCAGGAGCCCTGCTCGGGGGCGTACCGCGAGACGGAGAAGCCGCCGGCCATCAGTCCCGCCTTCCCGGTGCACCGGCGAGCGCCTGCTGTCCCTCTTGGACCGGCGGCTCGGGGGTGTACGGCTTGATGTTCGGGGATTCGATCGAGCCGTCGGGCTGGATCTTCGGGAGCGCCTTCTGCGGCTTGGGCAGGAGGGCCTTCTTCGGGTCCTGCTTGCCCGCCGCGTCGAGACCGTAGAGGGCGTTGTAGATGTTGCGCACGGCGGGCCCGGAGGCACCGGAGCCGGTGCCGCCCTGCGAGATCGTCATGACGATCGAGTAGTCCTTGGTGTACGTGGCGAACCAGGAGGTCGTCTGCTTGCCGTAGACCTCGGCGGTGCCGGTCTTGGCGTGCATCGGGATCTTGTCCTGGGGCCAGCCGCCGAACCGCCATGCGGCCGAGCCCCGGGTCGCGACACCCGCGAGGGCTTCGTCTATTTTGTCGCGCGTGTCTCCGGTGAAGGGGAGCTTGCCGTGCGACTCGGGCTTGATCTCCTGGACGGTCCGGCCGTCGCCGCTGACGATCGCCTTGCCGACGGTCGGGTTGTACAGGGTGCCGCCGTTGGAGATGGCGCCGTAGATGGTCGCCATCTGGATCGGGGTGACGAGGGTGTCGCCCTGGCCGATCGAGTAGTTGACGGAGTCACCGGCGCGCATCTTGTTGCCTTCGAGGCAGTTCTCGTACGCGATCTGCTCGACGTACGTGCCGCCCTTCTTGCCCTGCTTGCACCAGGCGTCCTTGTTCGCCTTGAAGAAGTCCTGCTTCCACTTGCGGTCGGGGACCCGGCCGGTGACCTCGTTGGGGAGGTCGATGCCGGTCTCCTTGCCGAGGCCGAACTGGTGGGCGGTCCGGTAGAACCAGTCCTTGGCGTTCTTCTTCGGCTGGGTGCCGCCGTCCTTCTGCCACTCCCTGTGCGCGAGGCCGTAGTAGACGGTGTCGCAGGAGACCTCCAGGGCGCGGCCGATGCTGATGCTGCCGTAGCCCTGGGACTCGAAGTTCTTGAAGGTCTGGCCGCCGATGGAGTACGAGCTGGGGCAGGGGTAGTTGCCGTCGAAGTCGTAGCCCGCGTTGACCGCGGCGGTGGAGGAGATCACCTTGAAGATCGAGCCGGGGGCGGCCTGTCCCTGGATGGCCCGGTTCAGCAGCGGGAAGTTGGACTTCTTGCTGGTGAGCTTGGTGTAGTCCTTGCCGGAGATGCCGCCGACCCAGGAGTTCGGGTCGTAGGTGGGCAGGGACGCCATCGACACGATGCGGCCGGTCCTGGCCTCCATGACGACGACGGCGCCGGAGTCGGCCTTGTAGTTCACACCGGTGTTGCGGTCGAGTTCCTTGCGGGCCGTCTCCATGGCCTTGTTCAGCTCGTACTCGGCGACCGCCTGGACGCGGGCGTCGATGGAGGTGACGACGCTCGCGCCGGGCTCCGCCTTGTCGTTGGCCGCCTGGCCGATGACCCGGCCGAGGTTGTCGACCTCGTAACGCGTGACGCCCGCCTTGCCGCGCAGCGCCTTGTCGTAGGTGCGCTCCAGTCCGGAGCGGCCGACCTGGTCGGAGCGGAGGTAGGGCGACTCGGTGTCCTGGGCCTTGGTGATCTCTTCGTCGGTGACCGGTGAGAGGTAGCCGAGGACCTGGGCGGTGTTGGCCTTGCCGGGTGCGGCGTAGCGGCGTACGGCGGTGGGTTCGGCGGTAATGCCGGGGAAGTCCTCGGCGCGCTCGCGGATCTGGAGGGCCTGCTGGGTGGTGGCCTCGTCGGTGACCGGGATCGGCTGGTACGGCGATCCGTTCCAGCAGGGCTGCGGGGTCTTCGCGTCGCAGAGCCGGACCTTGTCGAGGACGTCCTTGGGCTTCATGTCCAGGACCTCGGCGAGCCGGGTGAGGACGCCGTTGCCCTTGTCGTCCATCTTCATCAGCTCGGTGCGGCTGGCGGAGACGACGAGGCGGGTCTCGTTGTCGGCGAGCGGTACGCCGCGGGCGTCCAGGATGGAGCCGCGGACGGCGGGCTGGACGACCTGCTGGACGTGGTTGTTCTTGGCCTCGTCGGTGTATTCCTGGCCGTTGCGGATCTGGAGGTACCAGAGGCG is a genomic window of Streptomyces sp. NBC_01237 containing:
- the mrdA gene encoding penicillin-binding protein 2 yields the protein MSNIPETGRTQRVQIRLIVIQVLVFSLLLTLGGRLWYLQIRNGQEYTDEAKNNHVQQVVQPAVRGSILDARGVPLADNETRLVVSASRTELMKMDDKGNGVLTRLAEVLDMKPKDVLDKVRLCDAKTPQPCWNGSPYQPIPVTDEATTQQALQIRERAEDFPGITAEPTAVRRYAAPGKANTAQVLGYLSPVTDEEITKAQDTESPYLRSDQVGRSGLERTYDKALRGKAGVTRYEVDNLGRVIGQAANDKAEPGASVVTSIDARVQAVAEYELNKAMETARKELDRNTGVNYKADSGAVVVMEARTGRIVSMASLPTYDPNSWVGGISGKDYTKLTSKKSNFPLLNRAIQGQAAPGSIFKVISSTAAVNAGYDFDGNYPCPSSYSIGGQTFKNFESQGYGSISIGRALEVSCDTVYYGLAHREWQKDGGTQPKKNAKDWFYRTAHQFGLGKETGIDLPNEVTGRVPDRKWKQDFFKANKDAWCKQGKKGGTYVEQIAYENCLEGNKMRAGDSVNYSIGQGDTLVTPIQMATIYGAISNGGTLYNPTVGKAIVSGDGRTVQEIKPESHGKLPFTGDTRDKIDEALAGVATRGSAAWRFGGWPQDKIPMHAKTGTAEVYGKQTTSWFATYTKDYSIVMTISQGGTGSGASGPAVRNIYNALYGLDAAGKQDPKKALLPKPQKALPKIQPDGSIESPNIKPYTPEPPVQEGQQALAGAPGRRD
- the rodA gene encoding rod shape-determining protein RodA, translating into MAGGFSVSRYAPEQGSWAKLTARDSVVRRLDWPLLGSALALSFIGSLLVWSATRNRDTLTHGDPYYFFFRHALNTGIGLALMIGTIWLGHRTLRGAVPILYGLSVLLVLSVLTPLGATVNGAHAWIIIGGGFSLQPSEFTKITIILGMAMLLAARVDAGDQLHPDHRTVAKALGLAVIPMAVVMLMPDLGSVMVMAVIVLGVLLASGASNRWVFGLLGAGTAGAVSIWQLGLLDDYQIARFAAFANPALDPAGVGYNTNQARIAIGSGGLTGTGLFEGTQTTGQFVPEQQTDFVFTVAGEELGFLGAGLILVLLGVVLWRACRIARETTELYGTIVAAGIIAWFAFQAFENIGMTLGIMPVAGLPLPFVSYGGSSMFAVWVAIGLLQSIRVQRPITA